The following proteins are co-located in the Dietzia timorensis genome:
- the argB gene encoding acetylglutamate kinase has protein sequence MISEGKDTAMGEPTGENVLDSAPGRSAAAGADDGIAEVLEGLSPYVRANVLVEALPWLKKFGDKIIVIKYGGNAMVDARLKAAFAEDMVFLRTCGMKPVVVHGGGPQINAMLSNLGMEGEFRGGFRVTTPEVMEVVRMVLFGQVGRELVGLINAHGPYAVGISGEDAGLFTAEKRYATVDGEQVDIGLVGNVVEVNPGAVMDIIDSGRIPVVSTIAPGPGGQVYNINADTAAAPLATALGAVRLVMLTDIEGLYADWPDRSSLVSYLGSERLRELLPSLASGMIPKMESCLHAVENGVEAAQVIDGRIPHSVLLELLTEGGIGTMVTNGDHDVRKRA, from the coding sequence ATGATTTCCGAGGGAAAGGACACGGCCATGGGCGAGCCGACGGGGGAGAACGTCCTCGACTCCGCGCCGGGACGAAGCGCGGCGGCCGGCGCGGACGACGGCATCGCAGAGGTGTTGGAGGGGCTCTCGCCTTATGTTCGGGCAAACGTGCTCGTCGAGGCGCTGCCGTGGTTGAAGAAGTTCGGCGACAAGATCATCGTCATCAAATATGGCGGTAATGCGATGGTCGATGCGCGCCTCAAGGCGGCATTCGCCGAGGACATGGTTTTCCTGCGCACGTGTGGGATGAAGCCAGTCGTCGTGCACGGCGGCGGACCCCAGATCAACGCGATGCTCAGCAACCTGGGCATGGAGGGCGAGTTCCGCGGCGGGTTCCGTGTCACGACCCCGGAGGTGATGGAGGTCGTGCGGATGGTGCTGTTCGGCCAGGTCGGGCGAGAATTGGTCGGGCTCATCAACGCCCACGGGCCGTACGCGGTCGGAATTTCCGGTGAGGACGCCGGCTTGTTCACCGCCGAGAAGCGTTACGCGACGGTCGACGGGGAGCAGGTCGACATCGGGCTCGTGGGCAACGTCGTCGAGGTCAACCCGGGCGCGGTGATGGACATCATCGACTCCGGCAGGATCCCAGTCGTCTCCACGATCGCGCCGGGCCCCGGTGGGCAGGTCTACAACATCAATGCGGACACCGCCGCGGCCCCGCTCGCGACTGCGCTCGGCGCGGTGCGTCTGGTCATGCTCACCGACATCGAGGGTCTCTACGCGGATTGGCCGGACAGGTCCTCGTTGGTGTCATACCTCGGGTCCGAGCGTCTTCGTGAGCTTCTTCCGAGCCTCGCCTCGGGCATGATCCCGAAAATGGAGTCCTGCCTGCATGCGGTCGAGAACGGGGTGGAAGCCGCGCAGGTCATCGACGGGCGAATTCCGCATTCGGTTCTGCTGGAGCTGCTCACCGAGGGCGGGATCGGGACGATGGTCACCAATGGAGATCACGACGTAAGGAAAAGGGCATGA
- the argC gene encoding N-acetyl-gamma-glutamyl-phosphate reductase, with protein MTISLAVAGASGYAGGELLRLLLDHPGVRDGSIEIGALTANSNAGQRLGDSHPHLIPLADRVLEETTPEILAKHDVVFLGLPHGHSGEIAAQLSEDTLVVDLGADHRLADAADWEKYYGTEHAGTWPYGLPELPGQREILANTKKIAVPGCFPTGATLALMPGVARGLFSEQITVVSVTGSSGAGKAAKVPMLHAEVHGSAKAYGVAVHRHIPEITQNLGGLTDAQLKVSFTPVLAPMARGILTTAVIPTSHSAEEIRAAYAEAYATEPFVHVLPAGQQPMTANVLGSNCVQIGVEVDATAGTAIVTSAIDNLAKGTAGGAIQSMNIALGLEETAGLPLVGLAP; from the coding sequence ATGACGATTTCACTTGCAGTTGCCGGAGCGTCGGGTTACGCCGGGGGAGAGCTCCTTCGTCTCCTTCTCGACCACCCGGGGGTCCGTGACGGCAGCATAGAGATCGGCGCCCTCACTGCGAACTCCAACGCCGGCCAGCGCCTCGGCGATTCGCATCCCCACCTCATCCCGCTCGCGGACCGCGTGCTGGAGGAGACCACTCCGGAAATTCTCGCGAAGCACGATGTCGTCTTCCTCGGTCTCCCGCACGGTCATTCGGGCGAGATCGCAGCGCAGCTGTCGGAGGACACACTCGTTGTGGACCTTGGCGCCGACCATCGCCTCGCCGATGCCGCGGACTGGGAGAAGTACTACGGCACCGAGCATGCGGGCACCTGGCCGTACGGGCTCCCCGAACTTCCCGGCCAGCGCGAGATTCTCGCGAACACGAAAAAGATCGCGGTTCCCGGCTGCTTCCCGACGGGCGCGACCCTCGCGCTCATGCCGGGTGTCGCGCGCGGCTTGTTCAGCGAGCAGATCACGGTCGTGTCCGTCACGGGAAGCTCGGGAGCGGGCAAGGCCGCCAAGGTGCCCATGCTCCACGCGGAGGTCCATGGTTCGGCGAAGGCCTACGGCGTCGCCGTGCACCGCCACATCCCGGAGATCACCCAGAACCTCGGTGGACTCACCGACGCTCAGCTCAAGGTCTCGTTCACCCCGGTACTGGCGCCGATGGCCCGGGGGATCCTCACGACCGCCGTCATCCCCACCAGCCATTCGGCCGAAGAAATTCGCGCCGCCTATGCGGAGGCGTATGCCACCGAGCCGTTCGTCCATGTGCTGCCTGCCGGCCAGCAGCCCATGACGGCGAACGTACTCGGTTCGAATTGCGTGCAGATCGGCGTGGAGGTGGACGCGACAGCCGGAACGGCGATCGTCACCTCGGCAATCGACAACCTCGCCAAGGGCACGGCCGGTGGGGCGATCCAGTCGATGAACATCGCGCTCGGGCTCGAGGAGACCGCAGGTCTTCCCCTCGTCGGTCTCGCGCCGTAG